In the Candidatus Aegiribacteria sp. genome, one interval contains:
- a CDS encoding ATP-binding cassette domain-containing protein, producing the protein MIKFNNIHLSYNGKTVIHNLSFEIQQRDKVVILGKSGSGKSSLFSMILGFVKPSEGEVIFDGMRVDEKSIWDIRKKVAYIDQDVSIGSGNIIDLLGFVSRLKTNMHLDFSKDKVDDLLRYFELTGDFIDKNVEDLSGGERQRLAVVISVLLERNIFFLDEVTSSLDKHLKKKVADYFVKRKDWTSLVISHDPVWLENPSVKVFALEEGRWKQ; encoded by the coding sequence AAAACGGTAATTCATAACCTCTCTTTTGAGATACAGCAGAGGGATAAAGTCGTCATATTAGGAAAATCAGGTTCAGGGAAGAGTTCTCTTTTCTCCATGATTTTAGGATTTGTCAAACCCAGCGAAGGAGAAGTTATCTTCGATGGAATGCGTGTTGATGAAAAGAGCATATGGGATATCCGTAAAAAGGTCGCCTATATTGATCAAGACGTAAGCATAGGCTCTGGAAATATTATTGACTTACTTGGTTTTGTTTCAAGATTAAAAACGAATATGCACTTGGATTTCAGCAAAGATAAGGTTGACGATCTTTTAAGGTATTTCGAGCTTACCGGCGATTTCATCGATAAGAATGTCGAAGATTTATCCGGTGGCGAAAGGCAGCGTTTAGCTGTTGTAATTTCTGTTCTGCTTGAAAGAAACATATTCTTTCTGGATGAGGTTACTTCATCTCTTGATAAGCATCTCAAGAAAAAGGTTGCAGATTATTTTGTGAAAAGAAAGGATTGGACTTCTTTAGTAATTTCCCATGACCCTGTATGGCTTGAAAACCCTTCTGTTAAGGTTTTTGCCCTGGAGGAGGGAAGATGGAAACAGTAG